A segment of the Capra hircus breed San Clemente chromosome 19, ASM170441v1, whole genome shotgun sequence genome:
GGCGCATCCGCGCCCACCCGCAGCCACCCCGGCCGCTCACTGACCCATCTTCTTCAGCGCCCGGAGCCCGGGCCTCTTGATGTTGCCTTCCTGGGATGCGGGCGGGGACAGGAGCCCTACGGGCGTTGCGACCTGGGCCGGGACCAGGGGCTCCTCGGGCTGCCGCCGGCGGTTCCTCCAGCTACCGCACAGCATGGTcggggggccggggccgggcccGGCCTCGGGCCTGGGGTCAGCGCGCGCGGTGCGGAGCGGAGAAACTTAGCGGCGCCGGGAGCGAGTCTGGAGGAGGAGGTGtcgggaggagggagaaagggagggacgAGGGTCAAGGAAGGAGGGACCTGGAGCCAGAGGGCGGGGCCGAGGACGGCGCTGGGGCGGCGCGAGGCGGCGGCGAGGGAGGCGGTGACCCCAGCCGGGGAGCCGGGCACCGGCGCACAAGTGGGGCGGCGGCCTGGCTGGCGCACCCGAGTCTCCGCGTTCGCCCTCTGCTCCTGAGTCTTTCTCCTTGTTCTCCGAGCGGTCCTGGGATCCCGGCCCTATGCGGAGCCCCCTTGGTGCTGGGGGAGGCTTTGGAGGGGGCGAGGGCTGCCGTCTCGCGAAgacaccctctcctttccccggACCTGGGCTCAGTGCGGACTCAGGACCCCTTTCACTTCCCCCTCCCCGTCCTGACCGAGGTCTCAGAGGGGATCGGGTCCGCGGACCGGCTAGTCCTGGGCCTAGGAGCTGAGCTGGAAGGCAGGGAAGCCCGAACCGGAGGGTTAAGGGGGGGCGGGAACTGACTGAAGGTAAGGAAGGAAGAAGGCTCTGGCTATGACGTCATAGGATTAACCCTCTCCGCGCCCAGCCAGTTACCGCCCCCAGAGGGGTAGAAGGCTCGAAGCTGACTGGTTCTCCCGGGGATGAGTCCTCGGCAGAACCTGGGAATGGACGCTTGAGTCGGTCGACACCCCCCACCGGGCGTTTGAGGTCCCGGGACAGCCACCGCTCGTCGCGTGGATGTCCTTGACATCAACGTGTGGGTTAGCGTCGAATACGGGTTCTGGTGACCGTGTGATGCGTGCACTTACTACATAAGAAACCACCAGCGTATGTGTGCGCAAGGGTGTGATGTGATCTGCCTCTTCTGCAGCAAGTGCCCTGGGTCGGGGGCGGAGAGCTGGGTGCACACCGCCACTCGGCGGCGGCCGGGAGCACGGCATCCAAAGATAAAACAGTTGATCAGGACTTAGATTTGCCACCTCCTGCTTTACTCCATTTTCAGGTGGCCCTGACCTGGAGATTGCGTCCGTACTGGCTTGCGTCTCCAAGAATATCCTCTCTGGATATTCCTTCTGAATATCTAGTCTTCTCCTCTGTACTTTTGATCTTGCAATTCCTTCCTCCAAGAATGACCTTCCTCGTTCTTCTCCTGGCTTACTCTTAAGCCTTCCAAAACTCTGCTCCAATGTCCCATCTGCAGAACCCTTGATCTCAAGAGCTGATTCCCGTTTTATCTCCAGGGTCTGGTAAATGAAGGGCTGAATAGAGTGGCTCGAATCTGCGGGACCTGGGTTCGGCTGACTACGCGGTTTCCACCAGGGGGCGCAAGAGACAGCGTCATTTCACGACGTCCACCAGGGGGCGCTTTCTCCTGCCTCTGGCCGTTCAGGATTGGGGAGCCAACCCGCGGATTCGCCCCGCCTGATCTGGAGAGGCACCACTAAACTATTTGCATAATCTTGAAAGGGCCGCGCTGAGTGGTTGTGGTGTAGAAGAAATTTGAAACGGGTTCTCTGATTGGCGTAAGTTTTCCCTCTTGCCTCGCGTCCCCATCCCGGCCCGGAGGTCGGTAGGAAGCCTCCGACTAGTGACAAGAGGGAACCTAGGTGTCCGGGCAGTGGGCCCTGAGGGTGAGTGCTGGGCGCCGAGAGGCTGAGCCGGGGTAtgggaggctggggtgggagaCTGCTCGCCCCGCCCTGATTCCTCTCGGCTTGCCCGTTCGCCTGTCTAGGAGTCGAAGATGTGCGTCTAGAGACACCGCGACCCTTGCCACCTGACCCACACACCGAGGCCCTCTCAGTCACCCTGGTCACACCCACGCTGCCTTGGGTAGGAAAAGGAGTCTCCTCAGTCGCAGCTTCTGACCTCCAGGGGCATCTCACTCAGGCCTCTAAAGAGCTTAGTTTGCCCCTCTGGAAAGTGGACCAGGGGCTTACAGAGGCGTGTGCCAGGGAGGtgggtggaggaacctggaaACTGTTCACCCACAGTCTTGTTCTTGCAGAGTCGCGCATAAGTAGGGTCCCAGGGCTGGAGATGGGTATCGAAAATGAAAGTCCAGAACCAGACTGTCAGAAACAGTTCCAGGCCGCAGTCAGCGTCATTCAGAACCTGCCTAAGAACGGTGAGGGCATGCGGACCCGCATTTGGGGGTTCAGATGACCAGGGTCTGCCTCCCAGGAGACTCTGATCCTGGCAGCTTTGCAGACAAGTCCCTGCATATGTTGTCCTGGGGCTCCCCTCTGCCACCTGCCCCTGTCATCTTTGCTGAGTGAGACCCTTCACCATCTCTGCCCCCACCAAGAGAGACCCTTCACCACCCCACCAAGGGTGGTTCTCCTCCCGCCTCTGTCCTCCTGGAGCTGGGAGTGATACTGTCTGTCTCCACTTCTCAACTCCTGGCCAGGCTCTTACCGCCCCTCCTACGAAGAGATGCTGCGGTTCTACAGCTACTACAAGCAGGCTACCATGGGGCCCTGCCTCATCCCCCAGCCTGGGTTCTGGGACCCTATCGGACGTTACAAATGGTGAGCTTCCCATCAGCTGGGCAAACAAGCCTCAGCTGTCAATCAGCCTTTCACAGccctccgccccccacccccactcccagggaagcctggaacagCCTGGGCCAGATGAGCAGGGAGGAGGCCATGTCCGCCTACATTACTGAGATGAAGCTGGTGGCACAGAAGGTAGGGAGAGGCTGCAGGCTCCTCCCCGTGTCCAAGCTCTCAGCCAGGTGACCCGCCCCCCTTCCCCCATTACGTTTCCTGCACATTGATACACCTATGGGAATTCCACCTTCATGTTGTTCCCCTGCCCCTGCCTGACTCTGGGTCCTGACTGGGTACAAGGTGGAGGGATATGATGGCAGCAGCAGGGCGGAGGTGGCACAGCTCAAGGGGGTAGGAGGGCAGTGGTGGGAGGGGCCAGCCTTTCCCCATTAGACCCGTTCCCGCACAGGTGATCGACACAGTGCCCCTGGGCGAGGTGGCAGAGGACATGTTTGGTTACTTCGAGCCCCTGTACCAGGTGATCCCTGACATGCCGAGGCCCCCGGAGACATTCCTGAGAAGGGTCACAGGTCAGGCACCCAGGCTGGGAGCTCCACAAAGGCTGACAGAACTGTCTTAGGGGGCTGCTCAATTGGAGGGAAGCCTGGAGGCATAGGGCTCTAGAGATGTTCCTTTAAGGACCCCAGCTAGTGCCCCGATGGGGTGGGTCTCAGACAGAGTCCCTGGCTAAGTGAGGATGGGGAGCGGGGGCCTGATCTCTTTCCAGCCCCACCTCTGGGTGCTGTGTCTCTGCAGGTTGGAAAGAGCAGGTACTGAATGGAGATGCTGAGGCTGCCCCagagcctccctgcctccccaaggAACCAACACCCCCAAGCCCAGGTCAGTGTCTGGGTGGGAGGAGCAGAAGGCCAGGTCAGAGGTGGGAGGACCTCCAGGCAGCGTGGAGGGGAGCAGGCTAGATGCTGCGCTGTGCCTGTCACACCTCATGCCCACAGACACTGAGACCCCCTGTGCTCCCAAAGGCCAGGGGCAGGTTCTGGGATCCCTGTCCTCTCAGGGACGCATCTGCGCCTCTTGTGGTAGCATCTTGAGGGTCCCCTGAACAGGTGCCTCTGCCCAGGTGCACACCCTTCCCCTCCTTCCATGGCTTCCCTCCTGCCACTCGCCCTACTTCCCTCCTCCTCAGAATCCCAGCCACCCAGGGACCAGGACTCTGAGGTTTTCTGTGATTCTGTGGAGCAGCTGGAGCCTGAGCTGGTGAGATCCACTCCcatcccctccctttccccaccccacTGGGCCCTggctgctcccaccaccaccctcccctccGTGGACTTTGTGACTCTTCCCTGCAGGTTGGGGAAGAGCAAAAGGGCACCctgggaggagaaaatgacaccaGAAACATCCCCGAGCCTCCTGCAGAGAAAGGTGAGCCCCTATGCGACTCTTTGCCCCATGGTGCCAGTGCCTGGGGGCCTTCCCCTGGCTGccttcatgggcagaggagaaagTCCAGCGCTGGGCACTAGAGAGAGCAGCCTCTGCCAAGGAAGGGTTGCCAAAAGCCAGAGACTGGTCTGGAGGAACAAAGTCCCTGCCTGGCCTCCTCTCCAAGGGCCACCAGGAGTCTGTGCCCTTGGCTGGCACTGAGTCAGGGCAGCTGGGGTAGAACTCTAGACCAGTTCTCTCATCTACATCTGCGTGGCCTTGGGAGTCATCCTTTCTCTTGGGGTCTCCCATTTGGGACTCTCCAAGGACGACGAGTTGAGTTCTCCCTTATCTCTTCCTAACTTCCAGTGTGCCACGTCCCATAAGAGGCACTTTCATAAATATTATCTCCTTTATTCCTCAGAGCAGGCAGCCCTGTGAGGGAGAAGACATGATTTTCAGATGACAAACGAGGCTTAGAGAAGTTACTGACTTGCCCAGAGCCACAGAGCTAAGTGGTAGTGCTGGGGTTCGAACCCCTGGCAGTCCATCAGCTGCATGCATGGACTTTATAAGACTCACACTGGGCACAAGGGATGGCATTCTACTGACTCCTCCCTGGCCCTGCCCCGAGCTGAGTTGCTTCCTGCGTCCCCTTCCCTGTGTGTCTGTGCTCTGCAGGGAGATTGGAAGGCCCCCTGCTGGGGCCCCAGGAATTGGACTCGTGGCTGGTGGGGACAGTCCGTGCGCTGCAGGAGAGTATGCGGGACGTCCAGGGGAGGCTGCAGAGCCTGGAGAGCATGCCTATGCTCCCCAAGCAGGTGAGCCCCCTCTGAAGGTCCAGGGCAAGATTGGGGCAGAATTTTGAGGGTCTCTATGCTGGACTCCTCAGCTAGCCACTTCTTTGTCCCCCCGTCTCTATCTGCCCATATttctgccttctccagagaatggTGTGGCTTATGGGTCAGGCCAGGAAGTCGGGGGGTCTACAGTGCTTCCAACCTGGAAGGGAGAGTGGGAGAAGCCCTCCTTTCCTGCTTTTACCCCCACCCCGTGCCAGAAAGGAAACCGAGGACAGAGGGAATTCCAACGGTTGGAGGGGCCAGAACCTGTCTGCTCTTTGCACTGGGGCTGGGAAGGGGTCCCTATTGCCCCTCCGTCAGGACTTCTTCTGTTCCCAGACTTACTGTCTTCCCCTCCCCTCACATTCAGCCCTTGCACCCCTCACTCCTCCTCCCGACTTCTAGATCTGCTTACCCCTGACACCTCTGCTTCTGCAAAATAAATAAGAGCAGCCATTTCTGGAGCCCCGGCTGTGTGCCAAACATATTACCTACATTACCTCATtttatccacacacacacacacacacacacacacaccaatgaaataggttttcttttcattccccttttacaaatgaggaaactaaagctctGAGAGGTTGAATAATTTACCTCAGGGCCTGGAAGTAACTCATACAGCCTGGAAGAACCCCACAGAGCTGCTGTGAAGATTAGGTGAGATAATGCATGTAGGTGCTTCCGAATGGGGCTCATTGTTactattagtattattattaagTGATGGAGCTGGGAGTGGTCCCACTTGTATCTCCCTCCAAAGCTGGCATCCACCATTAACTCTGAATGAGTCTGTACTTGTGAAGCCTGGAGCTGGGCAGGGGACGGCTGAAGTCCTGGATATGAAGGAATCACTCAGGTGACCCTTTGTCCCCTTGGCACAGAGGAATTGGTAGGAATTTCCTCAGATCCACAGTGGCTAGCATTTCAACACTCACCTACCCCTCGCCAAGGTTttactaatattttttatttcggttcagttcagttcagtcgctcagtcgtgtccgactctttgtgacccaatgaatcgcagcacgccaggcctccctgtccatcaccaactcccggagttcactcagactcacatccatcgagtcagtgatgccatccagccatctcatcctctgtcgtccccttctcctcctgcccccaatccctcccaccatcagagtcttttccaatcagtcaactcttcacatgaggtggccaaagtactggagtttcagcttcagcatcattccctccaaagaaatcccagggctgatctccttcagaatggactagttggatctccttgcagtccaagggactctcaagagtcttctccaacaccacagttcaaaagcatcaattcttcggcgctcagccttcttcacactacaactctcacatctaatcatgacccctggaaaaaccatagccttgactagacggacctttgttggcaaagtaatgtccctgcttttcaatatgctttctaggttggtcataacttttcttccaaggagcaagtgtcttttaatttcacggctgcagtcaccatctacagtgattttggaactcaaaaaaataaagtctgacactgtttccactgtttccccatctatttcccaagaagtgatgggcccagatgccataatcttcgttttctgaatgttgagctttaagccaactttttcactctcctctttcactttcatcaagaggctttttagttcctcttcactttctgccataagggtggtatcatctgcatatctgaggttattgatatttctcccggcaatcttgattccagcttgtgcttcttccagtccaacatttctcatgatgtactctgcatataagttaaataagcagggtgacaatatgcagccttgatgtactccttttcctatttggaaccagtctgttgttccatgtccagttctaactgttgcttcctgacctgcatataggtttctcagaaggcaggtcaggtggtctggtattcccatctcttcagaattttccagtttattgtgatccacacatccaaaggctttggcatagtcaataaagcagaaatagatgtttttctggaactctcttgctgtcttaatcgagcagatgttggcaatttgatctctggttcctctgccttttctaaaaccagcttgaacatctggaagttcacagttcatgtattgctgaagcctggcttggagaattttgagcattactttactagcgtgtgaaatgagtgcaattgtgcagtagtttcagcattctttggcattgcctttctgtgggactggaaagaaaactgaccttttccagtcctgtggccactgctgagttttccaaatttgctggcatattgagtgcagcactttcacagcatcatctttcaggatttgaaatagctcaactggaattccatcacctccactggctttgttcatagtgatgctttctaaggccaacttgacttcacattccaggatgtctggctctaggtgagtgatcacaccatcgtgattatcttgaagatcttttttgtacagttcttctgtgtattcttgccacctcttcttaatatcttctgcttctgttaggtccataccatttctgtcctttatcgagcccatctttgcatgaaatgttcccttggtatctctaattttcttgaagagatctctagtctttcccattctgttcttttcctctatttctttgcattgatcgctgagggaggctttcttatctctccttgctattctttggaactctgcattcagatgcttatatctttccttttctcctttgcttttcacttctcttcttttcacagctatttgtaaggcctccccagacagccattttgcttttttgcatttcttttccatggggatggtcttgatccctgtctcctcttcaatgtcatgaacctcattccatagttcatcaggcactctatctatcagatctagtcccttaaatctatttcacacttccactgtataatcataagggatttgatttaggtcatacctgaatggtctagtggttttccctactttcttcaatttaagtctgaatttggcaataaagagttcatgctct
Coding sequences within it:
- the ACBD4 gene encoding acyl-CoA-binding domain-containing protein 4 isoform X1, encoding MGIENESPEPDCQKQFQAAVSVIQNLPKNGSYRPSYEEMLRFYSYYKQATMGPCLIPQPGFWDPIGRYKWEAWNSLGQMSREEAMSAYITEMKLVAQKVIDTVPLGEVAEDMFGYFEPLYQVIPDMPRPPETFLRRVTGWKEQVLNGDAEAAPEPPCLPKEPTPPSPESQPPRDQDSEVFCDSVEQLEPELVGEEQKGTLGGENDTRNIPEPPAEKGRLEGPLLGPQELDSWLVGTVRALQESMRDVQGRLQSLESMPMLPKQRMVWLMGQARKSGGLQCFQPGRESGRSPPFLLLPPPRARKETEDRGNSNGWRGQNLSALCTGAGKGSLLPLRQDFFCSQTYCLPLPSHSALAPLTPPPDF
- the ACBD4 gene encoding acyl-CoA-binding domain-containing protein 4 isoform X3, yielding MGIENESPEPDCQKQFQAAVSVIQNLPKNGSYRPSYEEMLRFYSYYKQATMGPCLIPQPGFWDPIGRYKWEAWNSLGQMSREEAMSAYITEMKLVAQKVIDTVPLGEVAEDMFGYFEPLYQVIPDMPRPPETFLRRVTGWKEQVLNGDAEAAPEPPCLPKEPTPPSPESQPPRDQDSEVFCDSVEQLEPELVGEEQKGTLGGENDTRNIPEPPAEKGRLEGPLLGPQELDSWLVGTVRALQESMRDVQGRLQSLESMPMLPKQMPPPSARPRPLRLSGPTLIFFLLWPFIVQWLFRQFRTQKR
- the ACBD4 gene encoding acyl-CoA-binding domain-containing protein 4 isoform X2 — its product is MGIENESPEPDCQKQFQAAVSVIQNLPKNGSYRPSYEEMLRFYSYYKQATMGPCLIPQPGFWDPIGRYKWEAWNSLGQMSREEAMSAYITEMKLVAQKVIDTVPLGEVAEDMFGYFEPLYQVIPDMPRPPETFLRRVTGWKEQVLNGDAEAAPEPPCLPKEPTPPSPESQPPRDQDSEVFCDSVEQLEPELVGEEQKGTLGGENDTRNIPEPPAEKGRLEGPLLGPQELDSWLVGTVRALQESMRDVQGRLQSLESMPMLPKQQMPPPSARPRPLRLSGPTLIFFLLWPFIVQWLFRQFRTQKR